A genome region from Penicillium psychrofluorescens genome assembly, chromosome: 3 includes the following:
- a CDS encoding uncharacterized protein (ID:PFLUO_004484-T1.cds;~source:funannotate), protein MHVSKLAAQARRANATDVLTLPGELAYKCLQSMPFDPKNGTAFVREVTKFMQWQSTLEVLQNPPLGYLSPPTDILGGLAVIEDLAMMGAFSSQYEFDQAITLLLASSNDGHISVSTCSTSIFEFGIALPVVSISTDGVELPQIYAATDAMLLNAGSKAVSPIVAINDEPAAEAIEKQSALMPLQDPDARVGGPSNKSIPLPSYYPKPIVRDNYNLLSGYYLNETDLRDVAVLAIPSFEPDKYNMEPAEFAGRATEFAIEAVRDGKKKLVIDLSGNPGGNLNLGMDLFKLFFPDQDIYQASRMRSHEAFNLAGQALAHLNPANHTQYIECANAGGVCLAAFVKPDQTPDQASHFDSWEEVYGPYEQLGGNVSALFGVEWLAKYSTPTAPIRGYGSIPQIPNQRLFEPENILLLTDGLCTSTCTVFAELMKNQGAVKSMVFGGRPQVGPMQAIGGSKGNTAAPLSQIYGYRETALEVAPTAELEKKLQDAFPNPDRIPFQLAGEGGSVNLLSAYRMGEDEVPVQFIYEAADVRRFYTYENIMQPETMWADAARTVWGQGEFVAGSKGMDFIPGSSSSY, encoded by the exons ATGCACGTCTCCAAGCTCGCCGCACAGGCCAGGAGAGCGAACG CAACGGATGTTCTCACACTTCCCGGGGAGTTGGCATACAAGTGCCTCCAATCTATGCCCTTTGACCCTAAAAATGGTACTGCGTTTGTCCGCGAAGTCACGAAGTTTATGCAATGGCAAAGCACGCTCGAGGTACTCCAAA ACCCGCCGCTTGGATACTTGTCTCCTCCTACCGATAttctcggcggcctcgcAGTCATTGAAGacttggccatgatgggagCGTTCAGCAGCCAGTACGAATTTGACCAAGCCATCACCCTATTATTAGCCAGCTCCAATGACGGACACATCTCTGTTTCGACCTGCTCTACGTCGATCTTTGAGTTTGGGATAGCGCTCCCTGTGGTATCAATTTCCACGGATGGAGTCGAACTTCCACAGATCTACGCTGCAACGGATGCAATGCTACTCAATGCAGGCTCCAAGGCGGTCTCCCCTATTGTCGCTATCAATGATGAGCCGGCAGCAGAGGCGATAGAAAAACAATCCGCCTTAATGCCCCTGCAGGACCCAGATGCTCG TGTGGGTGGTCCTTCGAACAAGTCCATTCCTTTGCCATCCTATTATCCTAAGCCTATCGTGCGGGATAATTACAATCTGCTTTCCGGGTACTATCTCAACGAGACCGATCTGCGGGATGTGGCTGTTCTTGCTATTCCTAGCTTTGAACCAGACAAATACAACATGGAGCCTGCCGAGTTTGCTGGTCGCGCAACCGAGTTCGCCATAGAAGCCGTCCGAGACGGCAAGAAAAAGCTGGTTATCGATCTGTCTGGCAACCCGGGCGGTAATCTCAACCTGGGTATGGACCTTTTTAAGCTGTTCTTCCCCGACCAAGATATCTACCAGGCTTCTCGCATGCGCAGCCATGAGGCTTTCAATCTTGCTGGACAGGCACTTGCCCATCTGAATCCCGCCAATCACACTCAGTATATAGAATGTGCGAATGCCGGCGGGGTTTGCCTCGCAGCTTTTGTCAAACCCGACCAAACTCCGGATCAGGCTTCCCATTTTGATTCATGGGAGGAAGTCTACGGGCCCTACGAACAGCTCGGAGGGAATGTGTCAGCCTTGTTCGGAGTTGAATGGCTGGCTAAATATTCCACGCCCACGGCTCCGATTCGAGGCTACGGCAGCATTCCTCAGATCCCCAACCAGCGACTCTTTGAGCCGGAGAATATTCTCTTG TTGACAGACGGACTCTGCACATCAACCTGCACGGTCTTCGCAGAGCTCATGAAGAACCAAGGTGCCGTCAAGAGCATGGTCTTCGGCGGACGGCCACAGGTCGGCCCAATGCAGGCCATCGGCGGTTCCAAGGGTAACACTGCGGCCCCGTTGTCGCAGATTTATGGATATCGAGAGACGGCGTTGGAAGTCGCTCCCACTGCCGAGCTAGAGAAGAAGCTCCAAGACGCTTTCCCGAACCCGGACAGGATTCCCTTCCAGCTTGCTGGGGAAGGTGGGTCGGTCAACCTCTTGAGCGCCTACCGcatgggcgaggatgaggtgCCTGTGCAGTTCATCTATGAGGCCGCCGACGTCCGTCGCTTCTACACCTATGAGAACATTATGCAGCCCGAGACCATGTGGGCGGATGCTGCTCGGACCGTCTGGGGCCAGGGGGAATTCGTTGCGGGTTCGAAGGGGATGGACTTTATCCCTGGATCGTCCTCGAGTTACTAA
- a CDS encoding uncharacterized protein (ID:PFLUO_004485-T1.cds;~source:funannotate), protein MSSVRGLMTSYSPVSERNSSDLEKDPHFDLQDVETGNKDRAERKGFRLIDARTVSDAIIGLSDGMTVPFALTAGLSALGDTKVVVFGGMAELIAGAISMGLGGYLGAKSEEESYKATLQETQKQTVTDPGSVASTLTEIFEPYELPTELVAQLTNHLSASPMLPSFLMNFHHTLPEPSGSRAVMCALTIALGYFIGGFVPLLPYFFVGPNEAFIALRWSIATMVVALFMFGYGKTCFVTGWSGRKNLRKGLVGGLQMVLVGGVAAGSAMGLVKGFQLLASGGDNPKHD, encoded by the exons atgtccTCCGTCCGAGGCCTGATGACGAGCTACTCGCCCGTGTCGGAGCGCAACTCGTCCGATCTCGAGAAGGATCCCCACTTCGATCTCCAGGATGTCGAGACCGGCAACAAAGACCGCGCGGAGCGCAAGGGCTTCCGCCTCATTGATGCCCGCACCGTCTCCGACGCCATTATTGGTCTGTCCGACGGTATGACGGTGCCGTTCGCCCTGACCGCGGGCCTATCCGCCCTGGGTGACACGAAGGTCGTGGTGTTTGGCGGCATGGCCGAGCTCATTGCGGGTGCCATCTCCATGGGATTGGGTGGGTATCTCGGCGCCAAAAGCGAAGA AGAGTCATACAAAGCCACGCTCCAGGAAACACAGAAGCAAACGGTCACCGATCCCGGGTCCGTGGCCTCGACCCTGACCGAGATCTTCGAGCCGTACGAGCTGCCGACCGAGCTAGTCGCCCAGCTCACCAACCACCTATCCGCCTCCCCGATGCTCCCTTCATTCCTGATGAACTtccaccacaccctcccCGAACCCTCTGGCTCGCGCGCCGTCATGTGTGCCCTGACCATCGCCCTGGGCTATTTCATTGGCGGCTTCGTGCCCTTGCTCCCGTACTTCTTTGTTGGCCCCAACGAGGCGTTTATCGCCCTGCGCTGGTCCATCGCCACGATGGTCGTTGCGTTATTCATGTTCGGATACGGCAAGACCTGCTTTGTGACCGGCTGGTCGGGGCGGAAGAATCTCCGCAAGGGTCTGGTGGGTGGACTCCAGATGGTGctggtgggtggtgtggCCGCGGGTTCGGCCATGGGGCTAGTGAAGGGGTTCCAGCTGCTGGCGAGTGGTGGGGATAATCCCAAGCAtgattga